A stretch of the Arachis stenosperma cultivar V10309 chromosome 6, arast.V10309.gnm1.PFL2, whole genome shotgun sequence genome encodes the following:
- the LOC130933853 gene encoding uncharacterized protein LOC130933853, whose protein sequence is MGFEKAGAERKLQLQELENLRLEAYDNSRLYKEKMKAVHDKHIKRREFRPGELVLLYNSRLRLMRGKLRSRWDGPHRVEKAEPYGVFHLSHPSSSKFIKVNGHRLK, encoded by the coding sequence ATGGGATTTGAGAAGgccggagctgaaaggaagttgcaactaCAAGAATTAGAGAACCTTCGCTTAGAAGCATATGACAACTCCAGGCTAtacaaagagaagatgaaggctGTGCATGATAAGCACATTAAAAGGAGAGAGTTCAGACCTGGGGAATTAGTTCTCCTTTACAACTCCAGACTGAGGCTCATGCGAGGCAAGCTGAGATCAAGATGGGATGGTCCCCATAGAGTAGAGAAGGCAGAGCCATACGGAGTCTTTCACCTGAGTCATCCTTCAAGCTCCAAATTCATCAAGGTCAATGGACATCGCTTGAAGTAA
- the LOC130935567 gene encoding protein WALLS ARE THIN 1-like has protein sequence MGDSGSSKRMWCSVPEKFQLHGAMLALQFGYAGFHVVSRAALNMGVSKLVFPVYRNIIALLLLLPFAYFLEKKERPAMTVNFLGQFFVLALVGITANQGFYLLGLENTSPTFASAIQNSVPAITFLMAAILRIEQVRLNRKDGISKVVGTILCVIGATVITLYKGPTIYSPKPTTTLLLTTRSTLMDPVDEGKNWTLGCIYLIGHCLSWSGWLVLQAPVLKKYPARLSVTSYTCFFGLLQFILIALIFERDYQAWLFHSGAEAFTILYAGVVASGIAFAVQIWCIDRGGPVFVAVYQPVQTFVVAIMASFALGEEFYLGGIIGAVLIVVGLYLVLWGKSEEKRIAQLGMASNNINGDHSIIRASSHAKASSLTQPLILPSSTDNHV, from the exons ATGGGTGATTCAGGATCTTCTAAGAGAATGTGGTGCTCAGTGCCAGAAAAGTTTCAGCTGCATGGAGCAATGTTGGCACTTCAATTTGGATATGCTGGCTTCCATGTTGTTTCAAGGGCTGCCCTTAACATGGGAGTTAGCAAGCTTGTTTTTCCAGTTTATAGGAACATCATTGCTTTGCTTCTCCTTCTTCCCTTTGCATACTTCTTGGAAAA gAAGGAGAGGCCAGCGATGACAGTGAACTTCCTAGGCCAGTTCTTTGTTCTGGCACTTGTCGg GATTACAGCAAATCAAGGTTTCTATTTGCTTGGGTTGGAGAACACATCACCTACCTTCGCTTCAGCAATACAGAACTCTGTTCCAGCCATTACATTTCTCATGGCTGCTATACTCAg GATCGAACAAGTGAGACTAAATAGAAAAGATGGAATATCGAAAGTAGTTGGAACAATCCTATGTGTAATTGGTGCAACAGTGATCACACTCTACAAGGGTCCAACAATATACTCTCCAAAACCAACAACAACATTATTATTAACAACAAGATCAACATTAATGGATCCAGTTGATGAGGGCAAAAACTGGACCCTGGGATGCATTTACCTAATTGGACATTGTTTGTCATGGTCTGGTTGGCTTGTGTTGCAAGCACCTGTTCTCAAGAAATACCCTGCAAGGCTCTCTGTCACTTCATACACTTGCTTCTTTGGATTATTGCAATTCATTCTCATTGCTCTCATTTTTGAAAGAGATTATCAAGCTTGGCTTTTCCATTCTGGTGCTGAAGCCTTCACTATTCTATATGCG GGAGTGGTGGCATCAGGAATTGCATTCGCTGTACAAATATGGTGCATTGATAGAGGGGGCCCTGTGTTCGTTGCTGTGTATCAACCTGTTCAGACTTTTGTTGTTGCAATCATGGCTTCCTTTGCTCTTGGAGAAGAGTTCTACTTGGGAGG GATCATTGGGGCAGTGCTAATTGTGGTTGGACTCTACCTAGTTTTGTGGGGTAAAAGTGAAGAGAAGAGGATTGCACAACTTGGAATGGcatcaaataatattaatggAGATCATAGCATTATTAGGGCTTCAAGTCATGCCAAAGCATCATCACTCACTCAGCCACTAATCCTCCCTTCATCAACTGACAATCATGTTTAA